A region from the Riemerella anatipestifer genome encodes:
- a CDS encoding endonuclease/exonuclease/phosphatase family protein — protein sequence MKMKKIFSLLVLGLFFTGFSQTGKLKRMATVGFYNVENLWDTIQSADYIDGTLAPNHPRFHRSIPLDSVKYLEREDYRGEWSDSKLIGKKVVRFQGSSDEFTPKSAKNYNSSIYNQKLANAARVISELGASVTKTAPVVVGLLEVENRQVVEDLVKQPALKKFDYGVIHYNSYDYRGIDVALIYQKRRFSPTYSTKKELKIYNEEGKREYTRDLLVVSGYLDGEKVAFFVNHWPSRRGGEAVSLPKRNAAAQLLRVQMDSVRALDANTKLVAMGDFNDDPISSSLKNYLKAVGSTKELSPEYPYLNLMYPLYKKGVASLAYRDAPNLFDQIIVSENLVSPKDASYSIFRTEVYAPAYLINKEGSFKGYPFRSWNGDKFTGGYSDHFPVFTILYKEVN from the coding sequence ATGAAGATGAAAAAGATATTCTCTTTATTAGTATTGGGACTTTTTTTTACTGGTTTTTCTCAAACTGGAAAGTTGAAAAGAATGGCAACTGTGGGGTTCTATAATGTAGAAAACCTTTGGGACACCATTCAGTCTGCAGATTATATAGACGGAACGCTAGCTCCTAATCACCCTCGTTTCCATAGAAGTATACCACTAGATTCGGTAAAGTATTTGGAGCGTGAGGATTATCGAGGTGAGTGGTCGGATTCTAAACTTATAGGTAAAAAAGTGGTACGTTTTCAAGGTTCTTCGGACGAATTTACGCCGAAGAGTGCTAAAAACTATAACTCAAGTATTTACAATCAAAAATTAGCTAATGCTGCTAGAGTTATTTCTGAGCTAGGAGCTTCGGTTACTAAGACCGCTCCAGTAGTGGTGGGGCTTCTTGAGGTGGAGAATCGCCAAGTAGTGGAAGATTTGGTAAAACAACCAGCGTTAAAGAAATTTGATTATGGAGTAATTCATTATAATTCCTATGATTACAGGGGGATAGATGTAGCACTTATTTATCAGAAAAGAAGATTCAGCCCTACTTATAGCACTAAAAAAGAACTCAAAATATACAATGAGGAAGGAAAGAGAGAATATACTCGTGATTTGTTGGTGGTTTCCGGATATTTAGACGGAGAGAAAGTTGCTTTTTTTGTCAATCACTGGCCGTCTAGAAGAGGAGGTGAAGCCGTTTCTCTTCCTAAAAGAAATGCTGCGGCTCAGTTGCTAAGAGTACAGATGGATAGTGTAAGGGCTTTAGATGCTAATACCAAATTGGTAGCTATGGGAGATTTTAATGATGATCCCATTAGTAGTAGTTTGAAGAATTACTTAAAAGCAGTAGGAAGTACCAAAGAGCTAAGCCCAGAATATCCTTATCTAAACTTAATGTATCCTTTGTATAAGAAGGGAGTGGCGTCTTTAGCATATCGCGATGCTCCTAACTTGTTCGACCAAATTATAGTTTCTGAAAATTTGGTTAGTCCAAAAGATGCTTCTTATTCTATTTTTAGAACGGAAGTTTATGCACCTGCTTATCTTATCAACAAGGAAGGTAGTTTTAAAGGGTATCCATTCCGCTCTTGGAATGGGGATAAATTTACAGGAGGATATAGCGATCACTTTCCTGTGTTTACAATACTTTACAAGGAAGTTAATTAG
- a CDS encoding carboxypeptidase-like regulatory domain-containing protein yields MIKKLSLVSMFCLLPASYYYAQTTVYAYVKDADGKPIENAVADLREANDDVKADKIGYFQFVDLKPGHYQMVVTQPNYETKVLEFDVFENEKRKDLGIITLFSNLKNSELGVVLLDDNSNMDESSSQATLGLLQSSRDVFSNIAAFDLGFYWFRPRGIDGRRSEVMMNGISMENADNGNVDYGNWGGLNEITRYPEIAVNHSPSEYAFGGIGSVVYKNMKASEYRKGFQFTQSLTNRNYRNRTSLRYSSGMNKKGWAFTIMGARRWAQEGIQEGTFYDAYGAYLGIEKKVNDKHTLTLNLIGSPYRRSTASPNTQEVIDYNGVHYNAFWGWQDGEKRSERVRQGFQPILQLTDYWKISSKSQLWTTVSYQFGKDKVSRLDWYNAQNPSPLYYRNLPSYFAGLANPTASDIAQLDITKNRWESNDQNYTQINWDRLYLANRNREQAVYFLVNDVNDDKVWNVGTHFVHNFSDKTQLFINASYRNYSSDQYREVKDLLGAQYALNGDPFAATNQPKLSGLFNEGEENTHKKVGDKIGYDYTFRRQETKINPALKFSAGNFDVFVSALAAHITNSREGHFNHYLYKNALGKSENHDYWNFGLKGQLIYKLDGRHFLVYNGAYYSQAPYLNNLFINARANSAIAPNIRSAVVAANDISYMVSSPFVKVRATAFLIDTQNDTNVQRFFADGIKLDGVDSEGNATSARSAFVTQVMSNVNRRNMGGELGIEVKVTPTITVNGIANYGKYIYTNNPEVYFASDAVGLFPNGKLYTSYGTSYIKNFRQGGTPQEAYSLGIKYSSPKYWWVGANWNYLGNNFLDPSPLIRSDFFVNNPATGTPYAGISEQEYRRVSAQVKLPVAYFFNINAGKSWMLGKYYVLISATVNNVLDNTKYATGGFEQTRNVNFADFRRDYDREYPNFAPRYFFTQGRNYFINLQVRF; encoded by the coding sequence ATGATTAAGAAATTATCATTAGTCTCTATGTTCTGTTTATTGCCTGCATCTTATTACTATGCACAAACCACAGTCTATGCGTATGTGAAAGATGCCGATGGAAAACCCATTGAAAATGCAGTAGCCGACCTAAGAGAAGCCAATGACGATGTAAAGGCAGACAAAATTGGATATTTCCAATTTGTAGATTTAAAACCTGGACATTACCAAATGGTAGTAACTCAACCTAACTACGAAACCAAAGTCCTAGAGTTTGATGTTTTTGAAAATGAAAAAAGAAAAGACTTGGGGATTATTACTCTTTTTTCTAACCTTAAAAATTCGGAATTAGGAGTAGTATTGCTAGATGACAATAGCAATATGGACGAATCTTCCTCACAAGCGACATTAGGACTATTACAATCTTCTAGAGATGTGTTTAGTAATATTGCTGCTTTTGATTTAGGTTTCTATTGGTTCAGACCTAGGGGTATAGACGGTAGAAGAAGTGAGGTTATGATGAATGGTATCTCTATGGAAAATGCTGATAATGGTAATGTAGATTATGGCAACTGGGGCGGTCTTAATGAAATTACAAGATACCCTGAAATTGCAGTAAACCACTCCCCTTCTGAATACGCTTTCGGAGGTATTGGCTCTGTGGTCTACAAAAATATGAAAGCAAGTGAATACCGCAAAGGGTTCCAATTTACCCAATCCCTTACCAACAGAAACTATCGTAACAGAACTTCCTTAAGATATTCTTCTGGAATGAATAAAAAAGGTTGGGCTTTTACCATAATGGGAGCTAGAAGATGGGCACAGGAAGGTATACAAGAAGGTACTTTCTATGATGCTTACGGAGCTTACCTAGGAATTGAGAAAAAAGTAAATGACAAACATACACTTACCTTAAACTTAATAGGCTCTCCTTACCGTAGAAGTACTGCTAGCCCTAATACCCAAGAGGTAATAGATTATAATGGCGTACATTACAATGCTTTCTGGGGATGGCAAGATGGCGAAAAGAGAAGTGAAAGAGTAAGACAAGGATTCCAGCCTATATTACAACTTACAGATTACTGGAAAATAAGCAGTAAATCTCAACTTTGGACTACTGTTTCTTACCAATTTGGTAAAGATAAGGTGTCCAGATTAGACTGGTACAACGCTCAGAACCCATCACCTCTATATTACAGAAATCTTCCTAGCTACTTCGCAGGGTTAGCTAATCCTACTGCGTCCGATATAGCTCAGCTGGATATAACTAAAAACAGATGGGAAAGTAACGACCAAAACTACACTCAAATAAACTGGGATAGACTTTATCTTGCTAATAGAAACAGAGAGCAAGCTGTTTACTTCCTAGTAAATGATGTTAATGATGACAAAGTTTGGAATGTAGGAACTCACTTTGTTCATAATTTTTCTGATAAGACGCAGCTATTCATCAACGCTTCTTACAGAAATTATTCATCAGACCAATACAGAGAAGTGAAAGATTTGTTAGGAGCACAATACGCTCTTAACGGAGATCCTTTTGCTGCTACTAACCAGCCTAAACTTTCAGGTTTATTCAACGAAGGTGAAGAAAATACTCATAAAAAAGTAGGAGATAAAATTGGCTACGATTATACCTTCCGAAGACAAGAAACCAAAATAAATCCAGCTCTAAAGTTTAGTGCAGGTAACTTTGATGTTTTTGTATCTGCACTCGCTGCACACATTACTAATAGCAGAGAGGGGCATTTCAACCATTACCTTTACAAAAATGCATTAGGAAAGTCTGAAAACCACGATTATTGGAACTTTGGTCTAAAAGGTCAATTAATCTACAAGTTAGACGGTAGACATTTCTTAGTGTATAACGGTGCTTACTATTCTCAGGCTCCTTACCTAAACAATTTATTCATCAATGCAAGAGCTAATAGTGCCATTGCACCTAACATTAGAAGTGCTGTAGTAGCCGCTAATGATATTAGCTATATGGTATCATCTCCTTTTGTTAAAGTGAGAGCAACAGCATTCCTTATTGACACTCAAAATGACACTAATGTACAACGTTTCTTTGCTGACGGAATCAAGCTAGATGGTGTAGATAGCGAAGGTAATGCTACTAGTGCTAGAAGTGCATTTGTAACCCAAGTAATGTCTAATGTAAACCGTAGAAACATGGGTGGTGAGTTAGGCATAGAGGTTAAAGTTACTCCAACAATTACTGTTAATGGTATCGCAAACTACGGTAAGTACATTTACACTAACAATCCTGAAGTGTATTTTGCTTCAGATGCGGTTGGACTATTCCCTAACGGTAAGTTATACACTAGTTACGGAACTTCTTATATTAAAAACTTTAGACAAGGAGGTACTCCTCAAGAGGCTTACTCTTTAGGTATAAAATATAGTTCTCCAAAGTATTGGTGGGTAGGTGCTAACTGGAACTATCTTGGCAATAACTTCCTTGACCCTTCACCTTTAATTCGTTCCGATTTCTTTGTTAACAACCCTGCAACAGGAACGCCTTACGCTGGTATATCTGAGCAAGAATATAGAAGAGTAAGCGCTCAAGTTAAACTTCCTGTAGCTTACTTCTTCAATATCAACGCTGGTAAGTCTTGGATGTTAGGTAAATATTATGTGCTTATTAGTGCTACCGTAAACAATGTGCTTGACAATACCAAGTATGCTACTGGTGGTTTTGAACAGACAAGAAATGTAAACTTTGCAGACTTTAGAAGAGACTACGATAGAGAGTATCCTAATTTTGCACCTAGATATTTCTTTACTCAAGGTAGAAACTATTTTATCAACCTACAGGTAAGATTCTAA
- a CDS encoding DUF5689 domain-containing protein, translating into MKTTTYLKISLIALSGFGALTSCVQDDKFDTPAIQCSNQFAEANITIKDFKALAPTPVNFVSNYVVPNGTDDAPVIFEGYVVSSDEGGNFYKQLTIQDSPENPTAGIQVAINKTFLYTDYPVGSHVRVKANGLSVGIDRGVVKLGYVNPTGQIPEGNMRNFITGVCGGNTMDIKTITPRVVNSIADAMKDEYINTLVTIKNVQFAEADGKVTYADAVNNQTVDRTLVDKLDNSVIVRNSGFARFAGTTLPTKSGDITVVVSKYNSTWQFYIRDLNDVKFEQDRFVSAKNVLGGDAPVYSKSIAETFDNVTTATNFKRIADSKYVNYSVLGNRFWEQKAFSGNNYIQISSFKSNTNVTAYFIVPAEFTGASKLSFQTKDGYYTGETLKVYYTTKYTPGGEVNKADLVDITSKFTFSKGNVNGYAVDWVNSGEFTIPITGKGYIIFEYAGTTTVTTTIQLDNITLK; encoded by the coding sequence ATGAAAACAACAACATACTTAAAAATTTCGTTAATAGCTTTATCTGGTTTTGGAGCATTAACTTCTTGCGTGCAAGATGACAAATTTGACACACCTGCAATCCAATGCAGCAATCAGTTTGCTGAAGCTAATATTACCATTAAAGATTTTAAAGCATTAGCACCAACTCCTGTTAACTTTGTAAGTAACTATGTTGTTCCTAATGGAACAGATGATGCTCCCGTAATCTTTGAAGGATATGTAGTTTCTTCTGACGAAGGTGGTAACTTCTACAAACAACTAACCATACAAGACAGCCCAGAAAACCCTACTGCAGGTATCCAAGTGGCTATCAATAAAACTTTTCTATACACAGACTATCCAGTGGGATCTCATGTAAGAGTTAAAGCTAATGGTCTTTCTGTAGGTATAGACAGAGGTGTTGTTAAATTAGGATATGTAAACCCTACTGGGCAAATACCAGAAGGTAACATGAGAAACTTCATTACTGGCGTTTGTGGTGGTAATACCATGGATATTAAAACTATTACTCCTAGAGTGGTAAATTCTATCGCAGATGCTATGAAAGATGAATATATTAACACTTTAGTTACTATTAAAAATGTACAGTTTGCTGAAGCTGATGGTAAGGTAACCTATGCGGACGCTGTTAATAACCAAACCGTTGATAGAACTTTAGTAGATAAACTAGACAACTCTGTAATCGTTAGAAACAGTGGGTTTGCACGCTTCGCAGGAACTACTTTACCTACCAAGAGCGGAGACATTACAGTAGTTGTTAGCAAATATAACTCTACATGGCAGTTCTACATCCGTGATTTAAACGATGTTAAGTTTGAACAAGATAGATTCGTAAGTGCTAAAAATGTTTTAGGCGGTGATGCACCTGTATATAGCAAAAGTATAGCAGAAACTTTTGATAATGTTACTACAGCTACCAATTTCAAGAGAATTGCAGATTCTAAATACGTCAACTACTCTGTACTTGGAAATCGTTTCTGGGAGCAAAAAGCATTTAGCGGTAATAACTATATCCAAATAAGTTCATTTAAATCTAACACAAATGTAACTGCTTATTTTATTGTTCCTGCTGAATTTACAGGAGCTTCTAAACTTTCTTTCCAAACGAAAGACGGCTACTACACTGGGGAGACTCTTAAAGTATATTACACAACAAAGTACACTCCTGGTGGAGAAGTAAACAAAGCAGACTTAGTAGATATTACTTCTAAATTTACTTTCTCAAAAGGAAATGTTAATGGCTACGCAGTAGATTGGGTAAACAGTGGGGAATTTACTATTCCTATTACAGGAAAAGGTTACATCATTTTTGAATATGCTGGAACGACTACTGTAACTACAACTATACAGCTAGACAACATTACTTTAAAATAA
- the cas2 gene encoding CRISPR-associated endonuclease Cas2 → MKFNRFNAYRVMWVMVLYDLPTETKAMRKAAQLFRKRLEDDGFSLFQFSIYIRHCPSRENAEVHIKRVKSILPKHGKVAIMSITDKQFGDIEIFFARAKEEPKPTYQQLELF, encoded by the coding sequence ATGAAGTTTAATCGTTTTAATGCTTATAGAGTTATGTGGGTTATGGTGCTATATGATTTACCAACAGAAACTAAAGCGATGCGGAAAGCAGCTCAACTTTTTAGAAAACGCTTGGAGGACGATGGCTTTAGCCTTTTCCAATTTTCCATTTATATAAGGCATTGTCCAAGTCGTGAAAATGCAGAAGTACACATCAAAAGAGTAAAATCAATACTTCCCAAGCACGGTAAGGTGGCTATCATGAGTATTACAGATAAACAGTTTGGAGATATAGAAATTTTCTTTGCGAGAGCTAAAGAAGAACCCAAACCAACCTATCAGCAATTAGAACTTTTTTAG
- the cas1 gene encoding type II CRISPR-associated endonuclease Cas1 produces the protein MLYRSIYIGNPAYLKLKDQQMKIICPETKVEKGSIPVEDLGLLMLDHFQITISHQLIQKLMGNNVVVISCDAHHLPHGIMLPLYGHSEYSERVKYQLEASEPLKKNLWKQVVESKINNQSEVLKRLGNYYEPMLEYKEQVKSGDTTNMEGIAAQHYWKYLIAPDFLRERFGDSPNQFFNFGYAVLRSIVARAIVETGLLPVLGIFHKNKYNPYCLADDLMEPYRPFVDFLVMEWLENHPESEELTKDFKAFMLNIATLDVRIENKLRPLIVAVKTSVVSVYKCYTGEKRQIVVPEFYEV, from the coding sequence ATGCTTTATCGTTCTATCTACATTGGCAATCCTGCCTACCTTAAGCTCAAAGATCAGCAAATGAAAATCATTTGCCCTGAAACCAAAGTAGAAAAAGGAAGCATCCCTGTAGAAGATTTAGGATTATTGATGCTTGATCATTTTCAAATCACTATTTCTCATCAGCTCATTCAAAAGTTGATGGGGAATAATGTGGTGGTTATCAGTTGCGATGCTCATCATCTACCTCACGGCATTATGTTGCCTTTGTATGGACACTCCGAATATTCTGAACGGGTGAAATATCAGCTTGAAGCCAGCGAGCCTTTAAAGAAAAACCTTTGGAAACAAGTTGTTGAGAGTAAAATCAATAACCAATCAGAAGTTTTAAAGCGTTTAGGGAACTACTACGAACCTATGCTGGAGTATAAAGAACAAGTGAAAAGTGGAGATACTACTAATATGGAGGGGATCGCGGCACAACATTATTGGAAATATTTGATTGCCCCTGATTTTTTAAGAGAACGATTTGGCGATTCGCCTAATCAATTTTTTAACTTTGGTTATGCGGTGCTGAGAAGCATTGTGGCAAGAGCGATAGTAGAAACGGGGCTGTTGCCTGTATTAGGGATTTTTCATAAGAATAAATATAATCCTTACTGCTTGGCAGACGATTTAATGGAACCTTACCGTCCGTTTGTAGATTTTTTGGTAATGGAATGGTTAGAAAATCACCCTGAAAGTGAAGAGTTAACCAAAGATTTTAAAGCATTTATGCTAAATATAGCGACTTTAGATGTGAGAATTGAAAATAAGCTAAGACCTTTAATCGTAGCTGTAAAAACGAGTGTAGTTTCTGTTTATAAATGTTATACCGGAGAAAAAAGACAAATAGTTGTACCTGAGTTTTATGAAGTTTAA